A genomic segment from Saprospiraceae bacterium encodes:
- a CDS encoding TonB-dependent receptor, whose amino-acid sequence MKSTLLPIFLCLASMAIGQTFNISGKVIARDGKEPLPGAYVLLMDPLDKEVKSAIADDAGNFILEKIKNGTYSLNVSFLGYESIKRAIEIKGQDLKYGVVFLETESVELLQVEVKEKTPIGTQSGDTIQYNAKAFKTLQDASAEDLLEKMPTVVMQDGKVKAQGEDVKEVLVDGRSFFGNDPTAALRNLPAEVIERVQIFDQQSDQAQFSGFDDGNTSKTINIITRPGMNVGQFGKISGGYGYEDKYLLEGNVNIFRGNQRISIIGLTNNINKQNFSSEDLLGVLSGGGGGRGGSRGGGGSRGGGGSPGGGRGGFGGGSASDFLVNQSGGIATTHALGLNYTDKWGTKFELTGSYFLNKSNNEAIEDLQRTFVDVSDVSELYTQGTRSLTDNINHRLNLRLDYKIDSLNSITMRPRISIQQNQGNSITNGYTSLDDLLLNNTDNLFESDLTGTSFNNNLLFRHRFRNSARTYSINLSTGYNQKRGESLLGSENAFYSPPPIFIDTLDQLSNLKSLTWNSSLNLSYTEPMSKNETLMFTYEASWQQEESDQEVLDFVTGTQSYDQLNEQLSNIFSNDYFTHTVGGGYNYRKGRDFMVMARTNLQWANLINDQTFPKNQELSNKFFSVLPMVMLRYSIDRTKNIQVFYRSGTRLPALDQLQNVIDNTNPLQLSIGNPNLVQSAQHTIFTRYQETNPKTSTAFFAMLSGGYTQNYIANSIYLSASDDPIFSELNVAPGATLSRPVNLNGYWNARSFISFGMPLKLFKSNLNFDISGNYTTVPGLIDGLSNLSNTGTLGLGLVLSSNVSDKLDFTISSRSNFNNVRNSLNTSNNSNYLNQNSNLRIGWIFGPGIIFRSTITHQFYDGLADNFDQNFLLWNMSIGKKVFKSQRGEISLSVFDLLKENTSLRRNITEIYYEDVQTNVLQQYFMLTFTYNIRHFRIGQAPDEGGFNNGPGGEERWRGNRGF is encoded by the coding sequence ATGAAATCGACTTTACTTCCTATCTTTTTATGCCTTGCTTCGATGGCTATCGGACAAACTTTTAACATAAGTGGAAAGGTTATTGCCCGAGATGGAAAAGAACCGCTCCCAGGAGCCTATGTTTTACTCATGGATCCCCTTGATAAGGAAGTGAAATCTGCCATTGCAGATGATGCCGGTAATTTTATATTAGAAAAAATAAAAAATGGAACCTATTCCCTAAATGTCTCTTTTTTAGGTTATGAATCTATCAAAAGAGCGATAGAAATAAAAGGCCAAGACCTGAAATATGGTGTTGTTTTTTTGGAAACGGAATCCGTAGAGTTGTTACAGGTGGAGGTAAAGGAAAAAACGCCAATCGGTACCCAATCTGGCGATACGATTCAATACAATGCCAAAGCATTTAAGACGCTGCAAGATGCCAGCGCCGAGGATTTGTTAGAAAAAATGCCGACCGTCGTGATGCAGGACGGTAAAGTCAAGGCACAAGGTGAAGATGTAAAAGAGGTGTTGGTTGATGGGCGGTCTTTTTTTGGGAATGACCCCACCGCAGCCCTGCGCAACTTACCCGCCGAAGTCATTGAGCGGGTTCAGATTTTTGATCAACAAAGTGATCAAGCGCAGTTTAGTGGCTTTGATGATGGTAATACCAGTAAAACCATCAATATCATTACCCGACCAGGAATGAATGTGGGTCAGTTTGGTAAAATATCAGGTGGATACGGCTACGAAGACAAGTATCTCCTGGAAGGCAATGTGAACATCTTTAGAGGCAACCAACGGATCTCTATTATTGGCTTGACGAATAATATCAATAAGCAGAATTTCTCATCCGAAGATTTGTTGGGTGTATTGAGTGGTGGCGGCGGCGGTCGGGGCGGTAGCCGAGGGGGCGGCGGTAGTCGAGGCGGTGGCGGCAGCCCAGGTGGTGGCCGAGGTGGTTTTGGCGGCGGCTCTGCCAGCGATTTTCTTGTGAATCAATCTGGGGGCATCGCTACAACCCATGCCTTAGGACTCAATTACACAGATAAATGGGGAACTAAGTTTGAGTTGACAGGAAGTTATTTTCTTAATAAAAGCAATAACGAAGCTATTGAAGATTTACAGCGTACCTTCGTAGATGTATCGGATGTCAGTGAATTGTATACACAAGGTACCAGGAGTTTGACGGACAATATCAATCATCGGCTTAACTTGCGATTGGATTATAAGATTGATTCGCTGAATTCCATTACCATGCGGCCCCGTATTAGTATTCAGCAAAACCAGGGTAATTCTATTACGAATGGTTATACCAGTTTAGATGACTTATTACTCAATAATACGGACAATTTATTTGAATCAGATTTAACGGGTACAAGTTTCAACAATAACTTATTATTCCGGCATCGATTCAGAAACTCCGCCCGAACATATTCCATCAATTTATCTACGGGCTACAATCAAAAAAGAGGGGAAAGCTTGCTGGGTTCCGAGAATGCCTTCTATTCACCCCCACCCATTTTTATTGATACGCTCGATCAATTATCAAATTTAAAAAGCCTTACCTGGAACAGTTCGCTTAATCTCTCCTATACCGAACCAATGAGTAAAAATGAAACGTTGATGTTTACTTATGAGGCTTCCTGGCAACAGGAGGAATCAGATCAGGAAGTACTCGATTTTGTCACAGGCACCCAATCATATGACCAGCTAAATGAACAATTGAGTAATATTTTCTCTAATGATTATTTTACCCACACTGTTGGTGGTGGATATAATTATCGGAAAGGGAGAGATTTTATGGTGATGGCACGCACCAACCTTCAATGGGCCAATTTGATCAATGACCAAACTTTTCCGAAAAACCAGGAACTGAGCAACAAATTTTTTAGCGTGTTGCCGATGGTAATGCTGCGATATAGTATTGATCGCACGAAAAACATCCAGGTGTTTTATCGGTCAGGTACGCGGTTGCCTGCATTGGATCAGCTACAGAATGTCATAGATAACACCAATCCGCTCCAATTATCTATCGGAAACCCCAATCTGGTGCAATCTGCTCAACACACGATTTTCACGAGATACCAGGAAACCAATCCCAAAACCTCCACTGCTTTTTTTGCCATGCTTAGCGGAGGATATACCCAAAATTATATTGCCAACAGCATCTATTTATCTGCCAGTGATGATCCCATTTTTTCCGAATTGAATGTGGCTCCCGGTGCTACCCTTTCCCGACCTGTCAACTTGAATGGTTATTGGAATGCCCGCTCTTTTATTTCATTTGGCATGCCGCTGAAACTATTTAAGTCCAATCTTAACTTTGATATTTCAGGAAACTATACCACAGTGCCTGGTTTAATTGATGGCTTGAGTAACCTCTCCAATACCGGAACCCTTGGCTTGGGCCTGGTTTTGAGTAGTAATGTTAGTGATAAATTGGACTTTACTATCTCTTCTCGCTCCAATTTCAATAATGTCAGGAATAGCCTTAATACCTCCAATAATTCGAACTACCTCAACCAAAATTCTAATTTACGGATAGGCTGGATATTTGGCCCAGGTATCATCTTTCGGAGCACCATTACGCACCAATTTTATGATGGATTGGCAGACAATTTTGACCAAAATTTCCTCTTATGGAACATGAGTATTGGCAAAAAAGTGTTTAAAAGCCAAAGGGGAGAGATCAGCCTCTCGGTGTTCGACCTATTAAAAGAAAATACCAGCCTAAGAAGGAATATTACAGAAATATACTACGAAGACGTGCAAACAAATGTATTACAACAGTATTTTATGCTGACCTTTACTTATAATATCAGGCACTTCAGGATTGGTCAGGCACCTGATGAGGGTGGTTTTAATAATGGGCCTGGAGGTGAGGAACGATGGCGTGGAAATAGAGGCTTTTAA
- a CDS encoding M28 family peptidase produces MKTIFSTLFFWCAILTSLFSQEAELQQLKIDVVYLSSDYLEGRETAKKGEQLASEYIAHRFQALGLQPKGDDGSFYHHFDFKHNDNPHATSGGEDRIGRNVVAFLDNGAAHTVVIGAHYDHLGMGGFGSLYTGPPDIHNGADDNASGVAAMLKIAAYLKAGHAKSNNYLFIGFSGEEKGLLGSKNYVNNPTIDLSKVNYMINMDMVGRLNEEKVLAINGAGTSPLWKPAIEKIKVGGITATTTDSGVGPSDHTSFYLKDLPVLHFFTGQHSQYHKPVDDAALINFEGLNLVGDYIIALIEDLDGTEKLAFTKTKDESQGRQASSFKVSLGVMPDYVHSGEGMRVDSVTEGRAGAKAGLLNGDIILKIGDLEIKNIYDYMDGLGLFNKGDTTTIVVLRGKEKKSLQVTF; encoded by the coding sequence ATGAAAACGATTTTTTCGACCTTATTTTTTTGGTGTGCAATCTTGACTAGTTTGTTTAGTCAAGAGGCTGAATTACAGCAACTTAAAATTGATGTTGTCTACCTTTCTTCCGATTACCTGGAAGGGCGTGAAACAGCCAAAAAAGGAGAACAACTTGCGAGTGAATACATTGCCCACCGTTTCCAGGCCTTGGGACTCCAACCCAAAGGAGACGATGGTTCTTTTTATCATCATTTCGACTTTAAGCACAATGATAATCCACATGCTACCAGTGGCGGTGAAGACAGGATTGGCCGTAATGTAGTGGCCTTTTTGGATAATGGTGCAGCCCATACGGTGGTAATAGGCGCTCATTATGATCATTTAGGAATGGGCGGTTTTGGCTCCTTGTACACTGGCCCCCCAGACATCCACAACGGTGCAGATGATAATGCGAGTGGTGTGGCTGCCATGTTGAAAATAGCCGCTTATTTGAAGGCTGGCCATGCCAAAAGCAACAACTACCTTTTCATTGGGTTTTCGGGAGAAGAAAAGGGGCTTTTGGGGTCTAAAAACTATGTAAATAACCCCACGATCGATCTTTCCAAAGTGAACTATATGATTAACATGGATATGGTCGGTCGATTGAATGAGGAAAAAGTGCTGGCCATCAATGGTGCGGGGACCTCGCCTTTGTGGAAACCGGCCATAGAAAAAATTAAAGTTGGAGGAATAACTGCAACGACAACAGATTCGGGGGTTGGGCCTTCTGACCATACTTCTTTTTATTTGAAGGATCTGCCTGTTCTTCATTTTTTTACGGGCCAGCACAGCCAATACCACAAGCCGGTTGATGATGCTGCTTTAATCAATTTTGAAGGCTTGAACCTGGTAGGAGATTATATCATTGCCTTAATTGAAGACCTGGATGGTACCGAAAAACTGGCCTTTACCAAAACAAAAGATGAAAGCCAAGGCAGACAAGCATCGAGTTTTAAAGTGAGCCTTGGGGTGATGCCAGATTATGTACATAGTGGGGAAGGAATGCGGGTAGATAGTGTAACAGAGGGCCGTGCAGGTGCCAAGGCAGGCTTATTAAATGGGGATATTATTCTCAAGATAGGAGATTTGGAAATTAAAAACATATACGATTATATGGATGGATTAGGGTTGTTCAATAAAGGAGATACAACAACCATTGTTGTCCTAAGAGGAAAGGAAAAGAAATCCCTCCAGGTTACTTTTTAA
- a CDS encoding Rpn family recombination-promoting nuclease/putative transposase — protein MSNLKGKYINPLTDFGFKKLFGTEPNKILLIDFLNQILPERHKIKDLNYSRNEQFGQNDLDRRAIFDLYCIGESGERFIVEIQKAKQNYFKDRSIYYSSFPIQEQAKKGDWDFRLEAVYTVGILDFIFDDHKNEEELLHIIELKNQRCEVFYDKLKFIYIELPKFKKKESELKDHFDKWLYVFKHLSDLQDRPEALQEKVFSKLFEAAEIANFTKEERVAYEESLKYYRDIKNVVDTSREEGIAEGIEKGIEKGIDKRNIEIAREMKNNGESIDIIIKYTNLTRDQIEKI, from the coding sequence ATGAGTAATTTGAAAGGAAAGTATATAAATCCTCTTACTGATTTTGGCTTTAAGAAGCTATTCGGAACCGAGCCGAATAAGATTCTGCTCATCGATTTTCTTAATCAAATCCTCCCAGAAAGACATAAAATCAAAGACCTGAACTACTCTAGAAATGAACAATTCGGTCAAAATGACTTAGATAGAAGAGCCATTTTTGATCTTTATTGTATTGGAGAATCAGGAGAGCGGTTTATAGTCGAAATCCAAAAAGCAAAACAAAACTATTTCAAAGATAGAAGTATCTACTACTCCTCCTTTCCAATTCAGGAACAAGCTAAAAAAGGAGATTGGGATTTCAGATTAGAAGCAGTTTACACGGTTGGAATATTGGACTTCATCTTTGATGACCATAAGAATGAAGAAGAGTTACTACATATCATTGAACTAAAAAATCAAAGATGTGAGGTCTTTTATGACAAATTGAAATTCATCTATATCGAATTGCCAAAATTTAAAAAGAAGGAATCAGAATTAAAAGACCATTTCGACAAATGGCTATATGTTTTCAAACATTTATCAGACCTGCAAGATAGACCTGAAGCCTTACAGGAGAAGGTGTTTTCAAAATTGTTTGAAGCAGCAGAAATTGCAAATTTCACTAAAGAAGAAAGAGTGGCTTATGAGGAAAGTTTGAAGTATTATAGAGACATCAAAAATGTAGTTGATACTTCGAGAGAAGAGGGAATAGCTGAGGGAATTGAAAAAGGAATTGAAAAAGGAATTGATAAAAGAAATATAGAAATTGCTAGGGAAATGAAAAATAATGGAGAATCAATCGATATAATTATCAAATACACCAATCTAACTCGCGATCAAATAGAAAAAATATAA
- a CDS encoding LytTR family DNA-binding domain-containing protein, with protein MPTAIIIEDNLDAKENLLAYLGEWCPEVTIIGHAPSVIGGAKLLRQHSPDLLFLDIELEDGTGFDLLEILPDVSAKIIFTTALEYYAVKAFRFAAVDYLLKPIDPDELKEAVEKAKVQLIAKSQYQFLLHQIKEKDIPRRIALHTQEKIHIVEINDITRCEAMSNYCRFFFKNGEKLLVTKTLKAFEDLLKDHPFLRVHQSHLIHLHHLESFVKQDGGYIIMKDGTKVPVSVRKRPLVMQTLGLI; from the coding sequence ATGCCAACAGCTATCATCATCGAGGATAATTTGGATGCTAAAGAAAATCTATTGGCCTATTTGGGAGAGTGGTGTCCCGAGGTGACCATTATTGGCCATGCCCCATCCGTTATTGGCGGGGCTAAACTCTTGCGCCAGCATTCGCCTGATTTACTTTTTCTGGATATTGAATTAGAAGACGGAACGGGCTTTGACTTGCTGGAAATTTTGCCCGATGTATCGGCAAAAATCATTTTTACGACGGCTTTGGAATATTATGCCGTCAAAGCCTTCCGATTTGCTGCAGTAGATTACCTCCTTAAGCCCATCGATCCGGATGAATTAAAAGAAGCGGTGGAAAAAGCCAAAGTCCAATTGATAGCTAAAAGCCAATACCAATTTTTGCTCCATCAAATCAAAGAAAAAGACATTCCACGGCGCATAGCCCTGCATACCCAGGAAAAAATACATATCGTCGAAATAAATGACATTACCCGCTGTGAAGCCATGAGCAATTATTGCCGATTTTTCTTCAAAAATGGTGAAAAGCTCCTCGTCACCAAAACCCTTAAAGCATTTGAAGACCTACTCAAAGACCATCCCTTCCTCCGTGTCCACCAATCTCACCTCATCCATCTCCATCACCTAGAATCCTTTGTCAAACAGGATGGCGGTTACATCATTATGAAAGATGGTACAAAGGTTCCCGTCTCCGTCCGCAAGCGCCCCCTGGTGATGCAAACCTTGGGATTGATCTAG
- a CDS encoding two-component regulator propeller domain-containing protein, protein MRFLLSLLFILAYNFPIWTQPFNFRNYSVGEGVAQSQVFAVLADSRGFIWLGTQGGGLSRFDGRVFKTFTQQDGLSGNVVNALLEDKDGLLWIGTDRGLTVYDGLKMEKWGTIEVGVKSLKQAASGRIWVGSTAGLYYVTTTSLKRMSAPARSVNTVFIDKADRVWVGTQQGLWEVVNGVAKQRNTEPFEVTALAEGPEGMLYVGILGGKMQVWDGAKLTPFVGNDQLNSSLITSLMSAKDQQIWIGTQNDGLFLWDVAVKTMTHLSVAEGLADKNIQQMTTDAWGNTWIGTSGGGVSWYGGQQFDHFAEKDGLAGDAVYAFSQDTAGRLYFSVDDRGVMVKTDTSMVHISPQEGLKEVKVKAMLHDSRTNWWLGTEGMGLCMAFQDTFYYLSQNEGLSGKFVRSLAEDQKGYIWIGTGDGGLNRLELSIDSLPYFQIRHWNTRDGLPSNQINQVHIDKKGRIWMAFVDAGLACWSEGNVLHHFTTANGLPANHIRSIVEDSSGYLWVGSSNNGIARLNIYEDSLSFLSVTREDGLFSNNVYLLLIDKSQQLWVGSQAGVDRIGLDAERQLKSIQHYGKSEGFLGIETCRNAAWEDTFGDLWFGTVEGLTRYKPGFLQQGDIPPRIILTDIKLFYKSLQETPYESHLQAWNQLDSTLVLPYDENHLGFSFLGLDQAQPAKVRYRYWLEGWEPDWSLETENREQTYANLPPGLYTFWVKAVHVDTKLESAPIHLSFYIQPPWWENRWLKTGGVMLGGFLVLWIFSSQLRKVRRKAKRAQEQLHIEKHIVELEQKALQLQMNPHFIFNALNSIQLLIGKNNEQTARAYLAKFSRLMRSTLENARQNRLCLADEMESLERYLALEQFSRGNTFQYSILVEPEAEAEEVFIPPMMVQPFVENAIIHGVGPLKEKGVIKVHFYIREKEVLCTIEDNGVGFKQGEARRSASHQSTALQVTKERLALLNGSARAEEEMFEIGPPSPGSPGTLVKIHLPLL, encoded by the coding sequence ATGCGCTTTTTACTGAGTTTATTATTTATACTAGCCTATAACTTTCCGATTTGGACACAGCCGTTCAATTTTCGCAATTATTCAGTAGGGGAAGGCGTAGCCCAATCCCAGGTTTTTGCGGTATTAGCCGATAGCAGGGGTTTTATTTGGTTGGGGACCCAAGGGGGAGGCCTAAGCCGTTTTGATGGGCGCGTATTTAAGACTTTTACCCAACAGGATGGACTCTCTGGTAATGTAGTAAATGCTCTTTTGGAGGACAAAGATGGTTTACTTTGGATTGGCACGGATAGGGGACTCACGGTATACGATGGTTTAAAGATGGAGAAATGGGGAACAATAGAAGTGGGTGTAAAGAGTCTTAAGCAAGCGGCGAGTGGGCGTATTTGGGTGGGGTCTACGGCCGGGTTATACTACGTTACAACGACATCGTTAAAGCGGATGTCGGCTCCAGCGCGATCAGTAAACACCGTATTTATTGATAAGGCAGACCGTGTTTGGGTGGGTACCCAGCAGGGGTTGTGGGAGGTGGTCAATGGCGTGGCAAAACAGCGCAACACCGAACCTTTCGAGGTAACGGCATTGGCCGAAGGGCCGGAGGGGATGCTTTATGTCGGTATCCTGGGCGGGAAAATGCAGGTTTGGGATGGGGCCAAGTTGACGCCGTTTGTTGGCAATGATCAATTGAATTCTTCGCTCATCACTTCCTTAATGAGCGCTAAGGACCAACAAATCTGGATCGGTACGCAAAACGATGGTCTATTTCTTTGGGATGTAGCGGTGAAAACGATGACGCATTTAAGTGTGGCGGAAGGTTTGGCAGATAAAAACATTCAACAAATGACCACGGATGCCTGGGGAAATACCTGGATTGGTACTTCCGGCGGCGGGGTTAGTTGGTATGGTGGTCAACAATTTGACCATTTTGCTGAAAAAGATGGCTTGGCGGGGGATGCCGTATATGCCTTTTCCCAGGATACCGCTGGACGGCTTTATTTTTCGGTGGATGACCGGGGGGTAATGGTAAAAACAGATACCAGTATGGTTCATATTAGCCCCCAGGAAGGCCTGAAAGAGGTTAAAGTCAAGGCCATGTTGCATGATTCGCGGACCAATTGGTGGCTCGGAACGGAAGGAATGGGCTTATGCATGGCTTTTCAGGATACCTTTTATTATTTGTCGCAAAATGAAGGTTTGAGCGGGAAATTCGTCCGGTCCCTGGCGGAAGATCAAAAGGGTTATATCTGGATTGGAACAGGGGATGGCGGCCTGAATCGCCTGGAACTGTCGATCGACTCTTTGCCTTACTTTCAAATCAGGCACTGGAATACCAGGGACGGATTGCCCAGTAATCAAATCAATCAAGTCCACATCGATAAAAAAGGGAGGATTTGGATGGCTTTTGTAGATGCAGGCCTGGCTTGTTGGTCGGAAGGTAATGTCCTGCACCATTTTACTACCGCCAATGGTTTGCCGGCGAACCATATCCGTTCGATAGTAGAAGACAGCAGTGGCTACTTGTGGGTCGGTTCCTCTAATAACGGAATTGCCCGATTGAATATCTACGAGGATTCCTTAAGTTTTCTGTCAGTTACCAGGGAAGATGGTTTGTTTTCCAATAACGTGTATTTATTGCTGATCGATAAAAGCCAACAATTATGGGTGGGTAGCCAGGCAGGAGTCGACCGCATAGGACTGGATGCGGAGCGCCAACTTAAAAGCATCCAGCATTATGGCAAATCTGAAGGTTTTCTGGGCATAGAAACTTGCCGGAATGCGGCATGGGAAGATACATTTGGAGACCTTTGGTTTGGTACCGTGGAGGGGCTAACCCGTTATAAACCCGGTTTTTTACAACAGGGAGATATTCCGCCCCGTATTATACTGACAGATATCAAGTTGTTCTATAAATCCTTGCAAGAAACGCCCTATGAGAGCCACCTCCAGGCCTGGAACCAACTGGATTCCACCCTGGTACTGCCTTATGATGAAAACCACCTGGGCTTTTCTTTCTTAGGTCTGGACCAGGCCCAACCCGCCAAGGTTCGCTATCGCTATTGGCTGGAAGGCTGGGAGCCTGATTGGTCTTTGGAGACGGAAAACCGAGAGCAAACTTATGCAAATCTCCCTCCCGGACTTTACACTTTTTGGGTAAAGGCCGTTCATGTCGATACAAAGCTGGAATCAGCGCCCATCCACTTATCCTTTTACATCCAACCTCCTTGGTGGGAAAACAGGTGGTTGAAAACAGGAGGGGTGATGTTAGGGGGCTTTTTGGTCTTATGGATCTTTAGTAGCCAATTGCGGAAGGTCCGCCGAAAAGCAAAACGAGCCCAAGAACAATTGCATATTGAAAAGCATATTGTGGAATTGGAGCAAAAGGCCTTGCAATTGCAAATGAACCCCCACTTTATTTTTAATGCCTTGAACTCCATCCAATTGCTGATCGGGAAAAACAATGAACAAACAGCTCGCGCTTACCTGGCTAAGTTTTCTAGGCTCATGCGATCTACCCTGGAGAATGCCCGCCAAAATCGCCTATGTCTGGCCGATGAAATGGAAAGCCTTGAGCGCTACCTTGCTTTAGAACAATTCAGCAGGGGAAACACTTTTCAATATAGTATATTGGTCGAACCCGAAGCGGAAGCGGAGGAAGTTTTTATCCCACCCATGATGGTGCAGCCTTTTGTGGAAAATGCAATTATTCATGGGGTGGGGCCCTTAAAAGAAAAAGGTGTGATTAAGGTTCACTTTTATATTCGTGAAAAAGAAGTACTTTGTACAATTGAAGACAATGGGGTAGGGTTTAAGCAGGGCGAAGCCAGGCGATCAGCCAGCCATCAGTCCACGGCGCTCCAGGTAACAAAAGAGCGTTTGGCCCTATTGAACGGAAGCGCCAGGGCGGAGGAAGAAATGTTTGAAATAGGACCACCGTCCCCTGGTTCTCCAGGTACTTTAGTGAAAATACATTTACCCTTATTATAA
- a CDS encoding gliding motility-associated C-terminal domain-containing protein → MKLHLPFYIFLGSFLLLLPTYWHLSNPIQLEEICDNGMDDDGDGLIDLNDPDCACPVIEPVSLIPNPSFETMECCPSTRGQLSCADTWIQASEPTTDYIHTCGWLGWDEFPLPRPIPDGEAVVGFRDGRARMESPDPTWKEYAGACLLGPLKTGVKYRFEFWVGFASYENSPPINIHFFGTNNCDNLPFGVGNEEFGCPTNGPGWQLLGFVYVGGNNNWVKTHIDVTPNQDINAIAIGPGCENRISAVSLYYFFDNLVLDEQAAFEFTIKTNGENPCTNDFALQVPQYDSLHYQWYRDGIALVGENNAIFRPNQAEGQYQVRVTSKSDCRTTAIFPYVKPRFETTIREVICEGEHYTFGATSLKESGVYARTIKTKGNCDSTITLNLSVASNKQDTISAKIFASESYQVGPYYFNQPGNHFSHLSSSYGCDSLVLLQLEWYKVFAPNVFSPNSDGLNDGFTIMGNEDLLAIKSLQVYDRWGNLIFDRKDITPGNTNEGWDGMIASDYGANGVYVFTALLLMEDGIERRFSGSVMLMR, encoded by the coding sequence ATGAAACTACACCTTCCCTTTTATATCTTCTTGGGCTCTTTTTTGTTGCTACTACCTACCTATTGGCACTTAAGCAACCCTATTCAATTGGAAGAAATATGCGATAATGGGATGGACGATGATGGAGATGGCTTGATTGATCTAAATGATCCCGATTGCGCTTGCCCGGTGATCGAACCTGTTTCCCTTATCCCGAATCCTTCTTTTGAGACCATGGAATGTTGTCCGTCGACCAGAGGGCAACTTAGTTGCGCTGATACCTGGATTCAAGCCTCTGAACCAACAACCGATTATATCCATACTTGTGGTTGGTTGGGATGGGATGAGTTTCCATTGCCAAGGCCGATTCCTGATGGTGAGGCAGTTGTCGGCTTTAGAGATGGCCGAGCGAGGATGGAAAGCCCAGATCCGACCTGGAAAGAATATGCTGGAGCATGTTTGTTAGGCCCTTTGAAAACGGGTGTAAAATATCGGTTTGAGTTCTGGGTTGGTTTTGCTAGTTATGAAAATTCTCCACCTATTAATATTCATTTTTTTGGTACCAACAATTGTGATAACTTGCCATTTGGCGTCGGCAATGAAGAATTTGGATGCCCAACAAATGGCCCTGGATGGCAACTGTTAGGTTTCGTTTATGTTGGAGGCAACAACAATTGGGTCAAAACCCATATCGATGTAACCCCTAATCAGGATATAAATGCTATTGCAATTGGACCAGGTTGTGAAAACCGAATTAGCGCAGTGAGCTTGTATTATTTTTTCGATAACCTCGTTTTGGACGAACAGGCAGCTTTTGAATTTACGATTAAAACCAATGGGGAGAATCCCTGTACCAATGATTTTGCTTTGCAAGTTCCACAATATGATTCTTTACACTACCAATGGTATAGGGATGGCATTGCTTTAGTCGGGGAGAATAATGCCATTTTTCGACCCAATCAAGCCGAAGGACAATACCAGGTTAGGGTTACCAGCAAATCAGATTGCCGGACGACCGCTATCTTCCCTTACGTGAAGCCCCGCTTTGAAACCACTATCCGAGAGGTCATTTGCGAGGGAGAGCATTATACCTTTGGGGCGACTAGCCTCAAAGAATCTGGCGTTTATGCCAGGACCATCAAAACAAAAGGGAATTGTGATAGTACAATTACCTTGAATCTATCCGTTGCATCTAACAAGCAGGATACTATATCCGCAAAAATATTTGCGTCAGAAAGTTATCAGGTAGGTCCTTATTATTTTAACCAACCTGGCAATCATTTTTCCCATTTATCGTCAAGTTATGGTTGTGACAGCCTGGTCCTTTTGCAATTGGAATGGTATAAAGTATTCGCACCCAATGTTTTTTCTCCCAACAGCGATGGTTTAAACGATGGTTTTACCATTATGGGCAATGAGGATTTACTGGCCATAAAATCATTGCAGGTTTACGACCGCTGGGGGAATTTGATTTTTGATCGGAAAGATATCACTCCCGGGAATACCAACGAGGGCTGGGATGGAATGATTGCTAGCGACTATGGGGCCAACGGGGTTTACGTTTTTACTGCTTTGTTATTGATGGAGGATGGGATAGAAAGACGTTTTTCGGGTTCAGTTATGTTGATGCGGTGA